One genomic segment of Aquipluma nitroreducens includes these proteins:
- a CDS encoding Gfo/Idh/MocA family protein: MKPTRRDFLKSASVLSAGAFFIPNLMSCSPSNRLNIAVIGVGGQGMANWSKLINQKDPKWNENIVALCDVDDKRAAEAFRVMPNAKRFKDYRVMFDQMHKEIDAVMVCTPDHSHFPAAMAAMQLGKHVIVEKPLAHNIWQLRTLQKAAKQYGVITQMANQGHATNGIRLVKEWYDAGLLGNVTEVIAWFDGPDFGPNKYFNKPESFPPAEQPVPDYLDWNLWVGPAAFRPYNEIYVPKTWRSWFDFGNGELGDWCCHTLDAPFWSLDLGMPSVVEAEFKSPVPDTGFVSDQAIIRWDFPARGNKTPVTMRWYEGKLKPENRPEWNMEKLPGSGMIMVGDKQCLMTGGRPNEPRLLMKDDEWNEFLKNPPAQTIPRTFEENPQREWVEAIKNNTVCGSNFDYATKLVEMSLTGVLAQRFNTRIEYDAANMKVTNHSELDAYIKEPMRDGFSYGENL, encoded by the coding sequence ATGAAACCTACCAGAAGAGATTTTCTTAAATCGGCATCTGTACTTTCTGCCGGTGCATTTTTCATTCCAAATCTGATGAGTTGTTCTCCTTCGAACCGTTTGAACATTGCGGTTATTGGTGTGGGCGGACAAGGAATGGCCAATTGGAGCAAACTGATTAATCAGAAAGATCCCAAATGGAACGAGAATATTGTGGCTTTGTGCGATGTTGACGACAAACGCGCAGCAGAAGCTTTTCGCGTAATGCCAAACGCCAAACGCTTCAAAGATTACCGCGTGATGTTCGACCAAATGCACAAAGAAATTGATGCAGTTATGGTTTGTACACCCGACCATTCACATTTTCCGGCAGCGATGGCGGCTATGCAATTGGGCAAACACGTGATCGTTGAAAAACCATTGGCTCACAACATCTGGCAATTGCGTACACTTCAGAAAGCAGCTAAGCAGTATGGTGTAATTACCCAAATGGCCAATCAGGGACATGCAACCAACGGAATTCGTTTGGTTAAAGAATGGTACGATGCGGGATTATTGGGCAATGTGACCGAAGTGATTGCTTGGTTTGATGGTCCAGATTTCGGGCCAAATAAATATTTCAATAAACCTGAAAGTTTTCCTCCGGCAGAACAACCTGTTCCGGATTATTTAGACTGGAATTTGTGGGTGGGCCCAGCTGCCTTCCGACCATACAATGAAATTTACGTACCCAAAACATGGCGTAGCTGGTTCGATTTTGGCAATGGCGAACTCGGCGATTGGTGTTGTCATACACTTGACGCTCCTTTCTGGTCGCTCGATTTGGGAATGCCCAGTGTAGTTGAAGCTGAATTTAAATCGCCGGTTCCCGACACTGGATTCGTTTCTGATCAGGCCATTATTCGATGGGATTTTCCGGCTCGCGGCAATAAAACTCCTGTAACCATGCGGTGGTACGAAGGTAAACTGAAGCCAGAGAACCGTCCGGAGTGGAACATGGAAAAATTGCCAGGTAGCGGCATGATTATGGTTGGAGACAAACAATGCCTGATGACCGGCGGACGCCCCAACGAACCACGACTCTTAATGAAAGATGACGAATGGAATGAATTTCTGAAGAATCCTCCAGCTCAAACTATACCAAGAACATTTGAAGAAAATCCACAACGTGAATGGGTTGAAGCCATTAAGAACAATACAGTTTGTGGATCGAATTTCGATTATGCAACCAAATTGGTAGAGATGTCGCTCACCGGAGTTTTGGCTCAACGCTTCAATACCCGCATCGAATATGATGCTGCCAACATGAAAGTGACCAATCATTCGGAATTGGATGCCTATATTAAGGAACCGATGAGAGATGGATTTTCATATGGAGAGAACCTTTGA
- the hydE gene encoding [FeFe] hydrogenase H-cluster radical SAM maturase HydE translates to MTNFQKILLQTDFSRDDLVTLLSSEGDERQQLFHRAQSVKLQAVGNKVYFRGLVEFSNICAKDCLYCGIRKSNEKVIRYEATDEEILETCRFAWENRFGSVVLQSGELSSPTFVNRIDLLLQKIKQLSNNELGITLSCGEQSIETYRQWKESGAHRYLLRIESSNPDLYRRIHPENDFHSFDRRLQALQDLKTAGYQVGTGVMIGLPFQTTEDLANDLLFLKQIDVDMVGMGPYIEHEDTPLYDFRSSLKTKQERFDLALKMVATLRLLMPEINIAAATALQAIDPAGREKALTIGANIIMPNLTSIKYRKEYQLYEDKPCLDEDAELCRNCLEARIELSGCEIGYGEWGDSKHFIQKS, encoded by the coding sequence ATGACGAACTTTCAGAAAATATTACTTCAGACCGATTTTTCGCGTGACGATCTGGTGACTTTGCTGTCATCCGAAGGTGATGAACGCCAGCAACTTTTTCATCGCGCTCAGTCGGTCAAACTTCAAGCGGTTGGCAACAAAGTATATTTCAGGGGACTGGTTGAATTTTCAAACATTTGCGCGAAAGATTGCCTGTACTGCGGAATCCGGAAAAGCAACGAAAAAGTGATCCGCTACGAAGCCACCGATGAAGAAATTTTGGAAACCTGTCGGTTTGCCTGGGAAAATCGCTTTGGCTCTGTGGTTCTGCAATCCGGAGAATTGTCTTCGCCAACATTTGTAAATAGGATTGATTTGCTTCTCCAGAAAATCAAACAGCTATCGAACAATGAACTTGGAATTACACTTTCGTGCGGAGAACAAAGCATTGAAACTTACCGTCAGTGGAAAGAAAGCGGCGCCCACCGGTATTTGCTCCGGATTGAAAGTTCAAACCCTGATTTGTACCGAAGGATTCATCCGGAAAACGATTTTCACAGTTTCGATCGCCGCCTTCAGGCCTTACAAGATTTGAAAACTGCAGGATATCAGGTTGGAACCGGCGTAATGATCGGACTACCGTTTCAAACCACCGAAGATTTAGCCAATGACCTTTTGTTCCTGAAACAGATTGATGTGGATATGGTTGGAATGGGACCTTACATTGAACACGAAGACACTCCGCTTTACGATTTCAGGAGCAGCCTGAAAACCAAACAGGAGCGCTTTGACCTTGCGCTGAAAATGGTTGCCACTTTACGTTTACTGATGCCTGAGATCAATATTGCCGCAGCGACAGCTTTACAAGCAATTGATCCGGCAGGTCGCGAAAAAGCGCTGACTATTGGTGCCAATATTATCATGCCAAATCTGACATCAATAAAATACCGCAAAGAATACCAATTGTACGAAGACAAACCTTGCCTTGATGAAGATGCGGAACTTTGTCGTAACTGCCTTGAAGCCCGTATTGAATTGTCTGGTTGCGAAATTGGCTATGGCGAGTGGGGCGACTCGAAACACTTTATACAGAAATCATAG
- a CDS encoding MarR family transcriptional regulator, whose protein sequence is MDKLVEIIAKLSLEIGRMEESAKEQFNFNELTLTQMNYLETINNLHNPNLTELAAEMNLTKPTVKVAIDKLIEKDFIYRVKSDDDRRSAHLHLTVKGKVINHMHDFAHKQMAELIAGKLDQTEVKLMEMLFEKVFQKS, encoded by the coding sequence ATGGATAAACTTGTTGAAATAATCGCAAAACTATCGCTCGAAATTGGCCGGATGGAAGAGTCGGCCAAAGAACAGTTTAATTTTAACGAGTTGACACTTACCCAAATGAATTACCTGGAGACCATCAATAACCTTCACAATCCCAACCTTACTGAGCTGGCAGCAGAGATGAATTTAACTAAGCCAACGGTTAAGGTGGCTATTGATAAGCTGATAGAAAAGGATTTTATTTATCGGGTGAAGTCAGATGATGATCGCCGTAGCGCTCATTTGCACCTTACAGTCAAAGGGAAAGTAATCAATCATATGCACGATTTTGCGCACAAGCAAATGGCTGAGTTGATTGCCGGAAAATTGGATCAGACCGAAGTCAAACTGATGGAAATGTTGTTTGAAAAAGTTTTTCAGAAGTCTTAA
- a CDS encoding cation-translocating P-type ATPase, whose amino-acid sequence MSIDLKSEKFRGLNEETVKEKIKNEGFNELPSSKPKNFLALAWGVVQEPMFLLLVACGTLYLILGDVQEGLMLLGFVFVIMGIEFYQEKKTEKALDALKDLASPRALVIREGVEKRIAGRDVVTDDLVILQEGDRVPADATVLYSVNLMADESLLTGESVSVRKSEWNGTDQNVQPGGDDLPFVYSGSMIVQGNGIVKVTATASNTEIGKIGKALDSVVEEPTKLKREMAVLVKRLAIIGILLCVVVILVYTLTRSNLLNGFLAGITLAMAMLPEEFPVVLTVFMALGAWRISKKNVLTRKPSAVETLGSATVLCTDKTGTLTQNKMTVAQLYNGSDFFRVNKCTKFPEEFHEIIEYGILSSQTNPFDPMERAITNMGDVYLKNTDHIHIDWQMVKEYPLSKDLLAMSRVFSNHDKFKKTIATKGAPEAIFDLCHLSDNKKAKYGEAVAELASQGLRVLGVARAIVENGSLPPIQHDFDFEFIGLIALSDPIRETVPEAVRECYQAGIRVIMITGDYPVTAMNIAREIGLKNPDVSISGPELQEMSEEELAERIKDVNVFARVIPEQKLKIVNALKRNGEIVAMTGDGVNDAPALKASNIGIAMGEKGTDVAREASSLVLMDDNFASIVGAVKMGRRIFDNLQKALGYIFAIHVPIAGLSLIPVFFADWPLLLWPVHIVFLELIIDPACSIIFEAEQEEKNVMNRPPKDINEPFFGAKKIWLSCSQGIGILVMVFAVYFFGLRMNYSEQEVRALAFTTLIAANIAVILSNRSWTRNIFQILTTSNKTVKYVVGGAAFFLVLVLNVPFLLNLFQFEKISLAESLICVVLGFTSIVWFEMYKVLTNRERN is encoded by the coding sequence ATGTCAATTGATTTAAAATCGGAGAAGTTCCGCGGATTAAACGAAGAAACAGTAAAAGAGAAAATAAAGAATGAAGGTTTTAATGAACTGCCTTCGTCGAAACCTAAAAATTTTCTGGCATTGGCCTGGGGAGTAGTTCAGGAACCTATGTTTTTACTTTTGGTAGCCTGTGGAACCTTGTACCTGATTTTGGGCGATGTTCAGGAAGGACTGATGTTGCTTGGTTTCGTTTTTGTGATCATGGGCATCGAGTTTTATCAGGAGAAAAAAACTGAAAAAGCGCTGGATGCCCTGAAAGATTTGGCAAGTCCGCGTGCCTTGGTGATTCGCGAGGGTGTTGAAAAGCGAATAGCTGGCCGCGATGTGGTGACTGATGACTTGGTCATTTTGCAGGAAGGCGACCGTGTTCCGGCTGATGCCACGGTTTTGTATTCGGTGAACCTGATGGCCGACGAATCTTTGCTGACTGGCGAATCTGTTTCGGTACGTAAATCAGAATGGAACGGAACTGACCAGAATGTGCAACCCGGTGGCGACGATCTGCCTTTTGTGTATTCAGGATCGATGATTGTTCAGGGAAACGGTATCGTTAAAGTAACAGCCACGGCTTCGAATACCGAAATCGGGAAAATCGGGAAAGCGCTTGATTCGGTGGTTGAAGAACCCACCAAGTTAAAACGCGAAATGGCTGTGCTGGTCAAACGACTGGCTATTATCGGAATTTTGCTTTGTGTAGTGGTAATCCTGGTGTACACTTTAACCCGCAGCAATTTGCTGAATGGGTTTTTGGCCGGAATTACTTTGGCAATGGCCATGTTGCCTGAAGAATTCCCGGTGGTATTGACAGTTTTTATGGCTTTGGGCGCCTGGCGGATATCGAAGAAAAACGTACTGACGCGAAAACCGTCAGCCGTTGAAACACTGGGTTCAGCAACAGTTCTTTGCACCGACAAAACGGGCACGCTGACTCAGAATAAAATGACGGTTGCCCAATTATACAATGGGTCCGATTTCTTTAGAGTAAATAAGTGCACCAAATTTCCGGAAGAGTTTCACGAAATTATCGAATACGGCATTTTATCGAGCCAAACCAATCCGTTCGACCCCATGGAACGCGCCATTACCAACATGGGCGATGTGTACCTGAAAAATACAGACCACATTCATATTGACTGGCAAATGGTGAAAGAATATCCGTTGTCGAAAGATTTACTCGCCATGTCGCGTGTTTTTTCCAACCACGATAAATTCAAGAAAACCATTGCTACCAAGGGCGCTCCGGAAGCTATTTTTGATTTATGCCACCTTTCGGATAACAAAAAAGCGAAATATGGTGAAGCGGTTGCTGAACTGGCTTCGCAGGGATTGCGGGTACTTGGAGTTGCCCGGGCGATTGTCGAAAATGGCAGTCTTCCCCCAATTCAGCACGATTTTGATTTTGAATTTATTGGTTTGATTGCCTTGTCTGATCCAATTCGGGAGACGGTTCCCGAAGCCGTACGCGAATGTTACCAGGCTGGCATTCGGGTGATCATGATCACGGGCGACTATCCGGTAACTGCGATGAATATTGCACGCGAAATCGGATTGAAGAATCCAGATGTGTCAATCAGCGGACCTGAACTTCAGGAGATGAGTGAAGAGGAATTGGCTGAGCGAATAAAAGATGTGAATGTGTTTGCACGTGTAATTCCGGAGCAGAAACTAAAGATTGTGAATGCACTGAAACGAAACGGTGAAATAGTGGCCATGACAGGCGATGGGGTGAATGATGCTCCGGCGCTAAAAGCCTCTAATATTGGGATTGCCATGGGTGAAAAGGGAACTGATGTGGCCCGCGAGGCTTCGTCGCTGGTGCTGATGGACGATAATTTTGCTTCGATTGTTGGAGCAGTGAAAATGGGCCGACGTATTTTCGACAACCTGCAAAAAGCACTGGGTTACATTTTCGCCATCCACGTTCCTATTGCCGGATTGTCGCTTATTCCGGTCTTTTTTGCCGACTGGCCGTTGTTGCTTTGGCCGGTGCACATTGTATTTCTTGAGTTGATTATTGACCCTGCCTGCTCCATTATTTTTGAAGCCGAACAGGAAGAAAAAAATGTGATGAACCGACCTCCGAAAGACATCAATGAGCCATTTTTTGGTGCTAAAAAGATCTGGCTGAGCTGTTCTCAGGGTATCGGAATTCTGGTCATGGTTTTTGCGGTGTATTTCTTCGGCCTGCGAATGAATTATTCTGAACAGGAAGTTCGTGCATTGGCTTTTACCACGTTGATTGCAGCGAACATTGCCGTTATTCTGTCGAACCGCTCATGGACAAGAAATATTTTCCAGATTCTAACGACATCCAATAAAACGGTCAAATATGTTGTTGGTGGGGCGGCCTTCTTTCTGGTTTTGGTGCTGAATGTGCCTTTCCTGCTGAACCTGTTTCAGTTCGAAAAAATCAGCCTGGCAGAATCTCTGATTTGTGTAGTTCTTGGTTTTACGAGTATTGTTTGGTTCGAGATGTATAAGGTGCTGACGAATAGGGAAAGGAATTAA
- a CDS encoding nucleotidyltransferase family protein produces the protein MITKDYILTAIRKHRSDLSKFGVQSVGLFGSYVRNEQTSKSDIDLLIDFDPEKENFDNYMALCDYLDLLFQNEKVEIVTKNGLSPHIGPAILKEVQYV, from the coding sequence ATGATCACAAAAGATTACATATTAACTGCTATTAGAAAACACAGATCCGATCTTTCAAAGTTTGGTGTTCAGTCGGTTGGTCTTTTTGGTTCGTATGTTCGCAACGAGCAAACATCTAAAAGTGATATTGACCTGTTGATAGACTTTGATCCTGAAAAAGAAAATTTTGATAATTACATGGCTCTGTGCGATTATCTGGATTTGCTTTTTCAAAACGAAAAGGTTGAAATCGTTACCAAAAACGGTTTGAGTCCTCACATCGGGCCAGCAATTTTGAAGGAGGTTCAGTATGTCTAA
- a CDS encoding HepT-like ribonuclease domain-containing protein — MSKEPLEYLRHIQDECLFVLSVIGAETKKEDLISNETLKRAVVRSLEIIGEATKKIPVDFKLKWNSINWKNMAGMRDRLIHDYMGVNYSIVWDVVKNKIPELSLQIQNVIDSEESNQ; from the coding sequence ATGTCTAAGGAACCGCTGGAATATCTTCGGCATATTCAGGATGAATGCCTTTTTGTTTTATCTGTAATTGGTGCTGAGACGAAAAAGGAAGATTTGATTTCAAATGAGACCCTAAAGAGGGCAGTTGTCAGAAGTCTTGAAATTATTGGTGAAGCGACAAAGAAAATTCCTGTGGATTTTAAATTGAAATGGAATTCCATTAATTGGAAGAACATGGCTGGAATGAGAGATAGACTCATACACGATTACATGGGAGTAAACTATTCTATCGTTTGGGATGTGGTAAAAAATAAAATTCCGGAGTTGTCACTTCAAATTCAAAATGTGATTGATTCGGAAGAATCGAACCAATAG
- a CDS encoding YchJ family protein, with protein sequence MQNLCPCGSGQVFANCCEAIISGKKDALTAQELMRSRYTAFTQANIDYLMRSHSIKTRPIKERKSIEKWAKSVVWMGLSILQVQAGEANDEIGYVEFKALYLENGKPQQIHEKSLFQRENGKWVYVSGVHF encoded by the coding sequence ATGCAAAATCTTTGTCCTTGTGGATCAGGTCAGGTATTCGCTAATTGTTGTGAAGCCATCATCTCTGGAAAGAAAGATGCTTTAACCGCTCAGGAGTTAATGCGTTCGCGCTACACTGCGTTTACCCAAGCCAACATCGATTATTTGATGCGCAGTCATTCTATAAAAACACGGCCAATAAAAGAACGCAAAAGCATTGAAAAATGGGCTAAGTCGGTTGTATGGATGGGGTTATCCATTCTACAAGTCCAAGCTGGAGAGGCCAACGATGAGATTGGCTATGTTGAATTCAAAGCACTTTACCTCGAAAATGGAAAGCCACAGCAAATTCACGAAAAATCACTCTTCCAGCGCGAAAATGGGAAATGGGTTTATGTTTCCGGAGTTCATTTCTGA
- a CDS encoding DUF2293 domain-containing protein, translating into MNPNILIVKPGARTELTGPNGETLKLPTDWAFLPAGDAGITRKVTSKGLYWRVEIKKGRRTISLGIWAPETTILEAQQEVQQSRLTDEYKKKQTYAVERREKKQTEYEADFCSSVECFLNFHKSHKELEKLLAKAVTTHAIPVGSGTVARTQLIPIEERAAHAVIAWMRHQTTAYDNLKIARVKGERRAVRQSLAQQSVELLASYREGRPASENCPLQKALNKLQ; encoded by the coding sequence ATGAATCCAAATATTCTCATTGTAAAACCCGGCGCACGTACCGAATTAACCGGACCAAATGGCGAAACTCTAAAGCTGCCAACAGATTGGGCTTTTTTACCTGCCGGTGATGCCGGAATAACCCGGAAAGTGACTTCGAAAGGATTGTACTGGCGCGTTGAGATAAAAAAGGGACGGCGAACTATTTCGTTGGGAATTTGGGCGCCTGAAACAACTATTTTGGAGGCCCAACAAGAGGTTCAACAGAGCCGGTTAACCGACGAATATAAGAAGAAACAAACCTATGCAGTTGAACGTCGGGAAAAGAAACAAACCGAATATGAGGCTGATTTTTGTTCTTCAGTCGAATGTTTTCTCAATTTTCACAAAAGCCACAAAGAACTGGAAAAACTACTGGCAAAGGCTGTTACCACTCATGCCATTCCGGTGGGAAGTGGCACCGTTGCCCGCACGCAACTGATCCCGATTGAAGAGCGTGCCGCCCATGCCGTTATTGCCTGGATGCGGCACCAAACCACCGCCTACGACAACCTGAAGATTGCCCGCGTTAAAGGAGAACGCCGTGCTGTGCGCCAATCGCTGGCACAACAATCGGTTGAATTGCTTGCCAGCTACCGCGAAGGTCGGCCAGCATCCGAAAATTGTCCGCTTCAAAAAGCATTGAATAAACTTCAATAA
- a CDS encoding glycosyl hydrolase produces MNLTKLLIVLLILISASNLSAQEKAERQSQFPEFSSKPYARYWWFASKIKEDDVRFNLDWLKAHGFGGVEVAWVYPLNRFNKNDTTYTPRQEWLSPEWTRIVDFTKQYADSIGLGCDLTYGTLWPFGDTSVTFEQATQRYGDAAWRQEITKSWQYPKTGYVIDHLSQKNYQPYFDRLLKAFPRPKIKHPTAYFVDSWEVETEKLWCDGFDKDFSKKFGYDIRPYMDSIYAPRNGKYLYDYMSLISDKVLKFYCDYDSTLNSVGILSRGQVSGAPCDLISGYSSLDIPEGESMLFEPEFNSIPASAALLSGKKIVSAETFTCLYGWPRDYIRQEQTADLKLVADALFANGINRIIWHGKAHNPKDQDTVNFYATTHIGDKGNLAPEINPFNKYLETVSGYMKKGNTYSDIAVYLPTEDMWTAGVMPKEKQFIWAWGYYEMRYVYFPDELNGYSPTWINGEFLEKATFNKGLLKVGNAQYKALYLNVKYLDYKALKQLTSLAESGLNIILKNEPKEPGAVLHADYSLLVEKLKKLKNVTSVIPQNLTPFISGNKIIRHWCRMDGETLYVFFPNPKADRIKFPMGYGQSLETETKRAQVNLNFGAKSYMLDLTFEPYQSLLYKIEKGKIEKIDIGFVPKTPVVKTRPADYVAPWLVK; encoded by the coding sequence ATGAACCTAACCAAACTGCTCATTGTCCTGCTGATCCTAATTTCTGCCAGTAATCTATCGGCTCAAGAAAAAGCTGAAAGGCAAAGTCAATTTCCTGAATTTAGTTCGAAGCCCTACGCCAGGTATTGGTGGTTTGCCTCAAAAATAAAAGAAGATGACGTCAGATTTAATCTTGATTGGTTAAAAGCACACGGGTTTGGAGGAGTGGAAGTGGCATGGGTTTATCCGCTGAATAGATTTAATAAAAACGATACAACCTACACTCCACGTCAGGAATGGCTTAGTCCGGAGTGGACCAGAATCGTTGATTTTACAAAGCAATATGCTGACTCAATCGGATTAGGATGCGATTTGACCTATGGCACATTGTGGCCTTTTGGCGATACTTCAGTGACCTTCGAACAGGCAACCCAACGATATGGCGATGCAGCATGGCGACAGGAAATTACGAAATCGTGGCAATATCCTAAAACAGGCTATGTAATCGATCATTTGTCTCAGAAAAATTATCAGCCTTATTTCGACCGACTTTTGAAGGCATTCCCGCGACCAAAAATTAAACATCCAACCGCCTATTTTGTCGACAGCTGGGAAGTTGAAACTGAAAAACTTTGGTGTGACGGGTTTGACAAGGACTTCAGCAAAAAATTCGGATATGATATCAGACCCTATATGGATTCGATATATGCTCCGCGCAACGGCAAATATCTGTACGATTACATGAGTTTAATTTCCGACAAGGTTTTGAAATTCTATTGCGATTACGATTCAACACTAAACTCGGTTGGGATTTTATCCCGAGGTCAGGTTTCTGGTGCTCCCTGCGACCTAATTTCAGGGTATTCGTCGCTCGACATTCCTGAAGGAGAATCCATGCTTTTCGAACCTGAATTTAACTCAATTCCGGCATCAGCGGCATTATTATCCGGCAAAAAGATCGTGTCAGCAGAAACATTTACCTGTCTTTATGGCTGGCCCCGCGATTACATTCGTCAGGAGCAGACAGCAGACTTAAAACTAGTGGCTGATGCTCTTTTTGCAAACGGAATAAATCGAATAATCTGGCACGGCAAAGCGCATAACCCAAAAGATCAGGATACAGTCAATTTTTATGCAACAACTCACATTGGCGATAAAGGAAACTTGGCTCCTGAAATTAATCCTTTCAATAAATATTTAGAGACCGTTTCAGGATATATGAAGAAAGGAAATACCTACTCCGATATAGCCGTTTATTTACCAACTGAGGACATGTGGACTGCCGGTGTGATGCCGAAAGAAAAGCAGTTTATCTGGGCCTGGGGATACTACGAAATGCGGTACGTGTATTTTCCAGATGAGTTGAATGGATATAGCCCAACATGGATTAACGGCGAATTTCTGGAAAAGGCGACATTTAATAAAGGACTCTTAAAAGTAGGCAACGCACAATATAAGGCACTATACCTCAATGTTAAATATCTCGATTACAAAGCATTGAAACAACTCACCAGCCTTGCTGAATCAGGATTAAATATCATTCTGAAAAATGAGCCGAAAGAACCCGGCGCAGTATTACATGCCGATTATTCATTGTTGGTTGAAAAACTAAAAAAATTGAAGAATGTAACTTCAGTAATTCCCCAAAACCTTACTCCTTTTATCTCCGGAAATAAGATAATTCGTCATTGGTGCCGGATGGACGGTGAAACGCTGTATGTTTTCTTCCCGAATCCGAAAGCTGACCGGATAAAGTTTCCGATGGGTTATGGTCAGTCGCTTGAAACAGAAACCAAACGAGCCCAGGTGAATTTGAATTTCGGTGCGAAAAGCTACATGCTGGATCTCACATTTGAGCCATATCAGTCTTTGCTATACAAAATCGAAAAAGGTAAAATCGAAAAAATCGATATTGGTTTTGTTCCGAAAACACCGGTCGTGAAAACCAGACCTGCCGACTATGTTGCACCATGGCTTGTTAAGTAA
- the rlmF gene encoding 23S rRNA (adenine(1618)-N(6))-methyltransferase RlmF, translated as MLQNKREHPKEKSKLHPRNKNRERYDFKKLIESYPELAPFVKPNPYGDESIDFANPDAVKALNKALLLHHYGISHWDIPEGYLCPPIPGRADYIHHIADFLCRNNYGKIPTGTKIRCMDVGIGASCIYPIIGVQEYGWSFIGSDIDPTAIESANHIIASNPVLQGKVECKLQTNQKDFFYGIIRKDEHIDLSICNPPFHASEKEALAGSLRKIHNLHLDKKAQPILNFGGQNHELWCDGGEEKFVHSLIQQSKKFAGNCFCFSTMISKESNLRSVYKALEKAEVFGSETIPMGQGNKISRIVAWTFLNTEEQNQWKNTRWKTGK; from the coding sequence ATGCTTCAGAACAAAAGAGAACATCCCAAAGAAAAATCTAAATTACATCCACGTAACAAAAACCGCGAACGTTACGATTTCAAAAAATTGATTGAGAGTTATCCGGAACTGGCTCCTTTTGTTAAGCCCAACCCTTACGGTGATGAATCGATTGATTTTGCCAATCCCGACGCGGTGAAAGCGCTAAATAAGGCCTTGTTGTTGCATCACTACGGCATAAGCCACTGGGATATTCCGGAAGGTTATTTGTGTCCGCCCATTCCGGGGAGAGCAGATTACATCCATCACATTGCCGATTTCTTGTGTCGAAATAACTACGGAAAAATTCCGACTGGCACAAAAATCAGATGTATGGATGTTGGGATCGGCGCCAGTTGCATTTATCCCATCATTGGAGTTCAGGAATACGGCTGGTCGTTTATTGGATCAGACATCGACCCGACGGCCATTGAATCGGCAAACCATATTATTGCATCCAATCCCGTGCTGCAAGGAAAAGTAGAGTGTAAACTTCAAACCAATCAGAAAGACTTTTTCTACGGAATAATCCGGAAAGACGAACATATCGATTTATCCATCTGTAATCCACCATTCCATGCTTCGGAAAAAGAAGCGCTGGCAGGCTCACTCCGAAAAATCCACAATTTGCATTTGGACAAAAAAGCTCAGCCAATCCTGAATTTTGGTGGACAGAACCATGAACTGTGGTGCGATGGAGGTGAAGAAAAATTTGTGCACAGCCTGATTCAGCAAAGTAAAAAATTCGCCGGAAACTGTTTTTGCTTTTCCACCATGATTTCGAAAGAATCGAACCTTCGAAGCGTGTACAAAGCACTTGAAAAGGCCGAAGTTTTTGGTTCAGAAACCATTCCGATGGGACAAGGAAATAAAATCAGCCGGATTGTAGCATGGACTTTTCTAAATACCGAAGAGCAAAATCAATGGAAAAATACCCGATGGAAAACCGGAAAATAA